DNA from Mugil cephalus isolate CIBA_MC_2020 chromosome 5, CIBA_Mcephalus_1.1, whole genome shotgun sequence:
GGGTTTTACTGGAGTCCCGATATGTCAGCGCTACAAAGGCAATTATCACTTTGCCACCATGTATGATCGTCAGCATCGTACAGCAAGGTACTCTGCTTATTTACTCACTCCTGCAGATGGTAACCGGCCTTCTAACTCTTGGATGTATGAACCACAGGTAAGACAGAAAAATCTGTTATGAAAgtgttttgtcacattttgtaatcattattcatttatattttaccaTGTAATGTAATGATATTGATTAGCTAAATAAGAATGCAAGACTACACCAATTAGTTATTTTGGGAAATAAATCAGCAAATTAGATGAGCATGCTATCAAAATATCTCAATGTGTTAGAGAGTTTGAACACTTTGCCTCTGAATCAATAGATGTATATCCTTAAAATTTTGCTCTGCAGACTTTTACATGGGACGTGTGAATCAgttctttctctgtttgaaaTCTAATACTGTAAATAGACCTTTCGTCTGAAAGAGGAGTGGACACACCACATTTTTGAATAAGTAATAAAGACataatgtgtttgtctctcaCCACCAATAAGTTGGCGTCTAATGGAGGTGATCGAGAAATGAAGGAATTCCCACCAAATTCCATCCCCCAAGATGTGATTAGAAGCCAGGCTGTGCTTGAAGACTACACGGGTGGTAACTACACGAAAGGTCATCTTGCTCCGTCCCAGCACATGGGGACAAGCGATGACCGTGCGGCCACCTTCACTCTGACCAACATTGTTCCACAAACAAACTTTTCCAACAACGGACCCTGGAGTGATCTGGAGAAAAGGGTTTTGCAAAGATTCAGGCAATACTGCACAGGGAAGATGTATGTGATCACCGGCACCATACCTTATAAGCCAGTACGCCTGCTCAAGGGACGAGTGTCTATTCCTGAGTACATATGGTCTGCTTACTGCTGCCCATCCTTCAAATCTAAACTTCCAAACGATACGAGCTTTTTCCCTacatatgctgcagtgggaaGAAATGATCCCGACAGTGGAGAGGAGATTGTGGAAAAAGATCCCTCACCCTATGCTGTGAAGGAGATGTCTTTAGCAAACCTGGAGAACATCCTGtggcagaatttaaaaaaaaaaaaattaaacctgTTCAAAGGGCAGTGTAAACAAGGCAAGCCTTAGCTCTTTGTTCAGAACTTAAGTGATCTGCCCCCTCCCCCAGAAACATCTGTTTAAAATGCAATGTAAGCATGTAAATCCttgcctctttgtctctgaataaatgtttgacaaaaatgttgtcttgtctcaagatggcaggaaaaaaaaatggaatctgTTACTTTTTATCTGTTCTCAAATAAAGCACGTCGAAAGGGGTAAAGAGTCTTCTGATGAtctgaaatgtttatttcttaacaatgtgacaaaaacacaaacatacaaaatacCATACTGTCAAATAGTCTTCAGAGGAAATCAAGGCCATCAGCTTTAACATGAGTCAACgataaaagacagaaatcatAAATAAGTGAAAGCTTTGTACATAATGAGAACAGCTCCAGTTTTACTTCTCCTCCTGTACAGAAACACCATGTACAACTGACTTCCCGCCAGCTCTGgaaatgtgcctttttttaattactgGACAAGAAGTGTACACACACGTATGTGCTTCATTGTCTTTAAGATAATCACTGAGAATAACACAAGGATGTACCAGTCACATTCATCAGCTAAATTCTACAGAAATTAAACACCAGCTCTTACTTTCAAGGTCCATCAGATATtttaaggaggaggagaatctAAAAACATTGGTGGTTCTTTAGTTGCTCCACGTCACTGAAGCCTCGTCCACAGCTGGAGCACTGGAGCGTTGCCTTGTCACTGTTGTGTAAGAGCTGATGTCTCTTTAAGTATTCCACACGACTGAAACGTTTCCCACAGGCTTCACAACCGTACGGACGTTCCCCCGTGTGGATGCGCTGGTGCCGCTCCAGGTTGCCAAGGCGACTGAAGCTGCGTCCACACTGCGGGCAGCGGTGCGGCCTCTCGCCCGTGTGCACTAGGTGATGGCGTTCCAGCGAGCGCGAGTGTGTGAAGCGCTTCCCGCAGATCTCGCAGCAGTGCGGCCGCTCGGCAGCGCAGGCACACTCGTGGTTCTTAAGAGCCCAGGCGTGGCTGAATGTGTTGCCACAGTGAGCGCAAGGGAAAACGCCATCCTCCGCTCCGCCGCTCTGTAAATGGgcgccccctagtggacaagggtgctcctccagctctgcctcCGAGGTGAAGCCTCCCCCACACTGTGGGCAGAAGTGGAGCAGGTCCGcgccaccctcctcctcccctccgctCTCCCCGACACTCCCTGGAGCAGACAGGCTGGGCAGGTGCTCCGACTCCCCCTGCTCCATCCCATCACAACCGGGCATGACCGCAGCCGAGTCGCCCTCTCTCAACTTCTTCGACCAACCCAGCCTGAGCTCGACTCCTGCGACCACTCCGGCCCTCGCGCCGTCCTTCGACCTGCCTTGCCCTATTTGGTCCTCTCTCTCCAGAGTGGGAGGCTGAGGCTCCAGCTCTCCGTCCTGCTCCATTCCATCAAGCCCGATGTACTTCGGGGCCAAGCTGATCTCGCTCCCTCGCACTGCCTCCGAGTCGGGGCTGACGGGTTGAGAGGTCGTCATGGCAGCCTGCTCGCGGCCTCTCTCAGCCCTCAGCGCAGACTCCAAGCCCCTCAGCTCATCCATGGTCATGCCCCCCTCCGACGGTTCCGCCGAGCTCACCTCCcagtcctcctcttctttctctcccgaATGAAGAGTCGGGGGGCGATCTGATAGTTCTCctgaggtggaggagaaacagagagagaaggtgTGAGTGATCGTTTCCACTACGAGCTTCTGAACATTTCACTAAATGGTTCTCCCTCAATCAGTGAGTCCTTATCTCATTACCTTCACTTTGGGCCCTGGAGACGGAGTGGAAGTTCTGGTTGGGCAGACCCATCTTCAAAGCCTCTTTGATTAGTCGGAGAGAGGCAGGTTGATAGCCCTCCTTTTGAAAGTGAACCAGAGTTAGCTACAGAGCAAATAAGCGGAGCTCGGCGCCACGGCAAACCGACATTCATCACAGCCACATATCAAGGACataactgtatatatacacacacatgtatcCAGTGCACCTGAAAATGAAGATATAAAGCCGTATGATAGctcgtgtttgttttggtggaaCAGTTGGTTAGTTACCCCCCTACTAATGAAAAGACATTACTTAAAACGCGTTTTTTTTTACGCTGATCATTCAAAACACTGATTACGTAAGAGCACACCAGTTTAGTAGCATTGTGTGCAATAATGTGGCACAGACCACTTCCAGACATGGCCTGAGTGATCCGATCCCTAAATGCCTAAATGCACACTGGATGTGTCCACACATGCACCTTACGCCAGTCAGCTGTGATCAGATCACTCAGGACCCGTCTTATCGCCAGGTCTTTAAAGCAACCTTAATTATTAACCAAAACACCTTCAAAGACCTCGCATGAAGGCTAATAATACATTTGGCGTGTTCTGAATATTTAAATCAAGGAGAGGACTGAAGAGTGGATCTGTGCTTTTGCAGATTGGCTTAAGCAAAAAGCTTTTCTAAGTGGGATCTCTACTGAAAGCTTGTTGTATCTGAGAGGTGAACAGCGCCACTCAACAGGCTCTTCTGGACGCTACATATCAAATAAATAGCCTTCTCTTTATCCACTACATCTCTGCGGTGCCTTGACGGCTGATAAAGAAGAGTAAAACTCTCTCCGTTTGTGTCTACATTCTTCCTCAGTCTGTGCGAAGCCGCTGAGTGGTGCAGAGATGCTGTGCCACtttctcctcctactcctcctcctcctcctcctctgagaaAGCCCGtctccctcacctcctctttGATGTTGGCCGTCTCCTCCCCCTCACCGCTGAGGCTGCCCTCCCCTTCCTCGTCCTCCAACATCCCTCCCTCATCTTCTTCATCCCGGGGGAACTGGATAAGGTACATCTCTCTGGCCTCTTTCCCCcctcgtcctcctgctcctgctacCTTCCCCACGgctcctccacttccttctcctcccccaccaccaccgccgccgccgccgccgccacctcctcctcctccttcctcccacaCACCTCCAGGCCAGCCTTTGCCATAGGCTGCTGCCGGGCCCTTTTTTGACTTGCCTCCTGTGGAGAAGCGAGGGTGAAGAAGGTAGAGTAGGAGTCAGGTGGGAGCGGGTACAGGAGAGATGGAGGGcatgaggagaaggaaaaattGAAATATGGGGGAGAGAGAGCAATAAGTGGGAGGAGATGATTGGAAAGCCAACAGACAGagatgaaggagagaagagggtggAGAAGcgggagatgaggaggaggatcgggtggggggggggttggcaaaaaaaggagaagaacagAGGTTAGGGAAAAAGGAGTGAGAGCAAAGGgagcagggagaggaggagggagcatgATGAACGAGTGAGGAGAGGGGGCGGAGAAGGACAGACAAGAGAGcgggaaggagagaaaaacacgtgacagggaggagaagaatgagagaggcagagaagagaggaagaaggaggaaggaaaggagagggaggacatgatgaagaaaaagatgagGGTCGGATGAAGAGGcgaaaagaggagggagagaaggagagagagagagagagagacagagagaggagaagtgaagagGGAGTGTGTAATTATGGAGGGTGGCAGCGGTGGAGAGGAGCGGGGGAGGAAAGGAGGCGGGAGAGTATGCATGCAACGTGATGAAGGAGAGAACagaacaggaggaggtggtgggggcagggagcagaggaaaaggaggagagggtgtgaaggagagaggagcgGGAAGGGGAGGAGGCAGAGTTGGAGAGAGATTCAGAGAGGAGtgaaggaggtgggggagggagaggagcaaggcaggaagagagggagggaggaagggagggagggaaagagtgaGCAAAAGCACAGAGGAGTGGGAGGGACAGaatgcagaggagagagagagagagaggagtgaggagagggggaggtgaaggacagagggagcgatcatgaagaggaggaggaggaggaggaggaggcggaggaggaagggagaaagggaggagggagagatcAGCTCTTGCCAGATGGTTTCCAACAAAACAAGTGCGTATTCACATAAGCTACGACGACACAATCAGAACCTCAAAACACAGTTGTACTGAAATATGGAGGATGTGTTGATGAGAAGAATGTGTAATTGGCGTGGCAACTGTGTACGTGTGGCCAACTAAAGCAGGAAGAAAAGCTAAGTCATGTATCACTGAGCAGATAAATACTTACGGGCCGTGTGAACTTTTCGTTTCGGTCGCCCTCCGGTTCCCTCCTCCGCCGTGA
Protein-coding regions in this window:
- the si:dkeyp-121d2.7 gene encoding zinc finger protein 852 codes for the protein MMEESVTAFETHLTAVMDSLIRASVCEITKLFQETVNDYLVELSLNRKENEALKLRLRLTEDKLRTERKYGLGWAATRRSAGLTAEEGTGGRPKRKVHTARGKSKKGPAAAYGKGWPGGVWEEGGGGGGGGGGGGGGGGGEGSGGAVGKVAGAGGRGGKEAREMYLIQFPRDEEDEGGMLEDEEGEGSLSGEGEETANIKEEEGYQPASLRLIKEALKMGLPNQNFHSVSRAQSEGELSDRPPTLHSGEKEEEDWEVSSAEPSEGGMTMDELRGLESALRAERGREQAAMTTSQPVSPDSEAVRGSEISLAPKYIGLDGMEQDGELEPQPPTLEREDQIGQGRSKDGARAGVVAGVELRLGWSKKLREGDSAAVMPGCDGMEQGESEHLPSLSAPGSVGESGGEEEGGADLLHFCPQCGGGFTSEAELEEHPCPLGGAHLQSGGAEDGVFPCAHCGNTFSHAWALKNHECACAAERPHCCEICGKRFTHSRSLERHHLVHTGERPHRCPQCGRSFSRLGNLERHQRIHTGERPYGCEACGKRFSRVEYLKRHQLLHNSDKATLQCSSCGRGFSDVEQLKNHQCF
- the LOC125007789 gene encoding endonuclease domain-containing 1 protein-like, with amino-acid sequence MWRFTAGALLVLLPWFGGLASGEICVKFKGCRNFFYKETPPVGFTGVPICQRYKGNYHFATMYDRQHRTARYSAYLLTPADGNRPSNSWMYEPQLASNGGDREMKEFPPNSIPQDVIRSQAVLEDYTGGNYTKGHLAPSQHMGTSDDRAATFTLTNIVPQTNFSNNGPWSDLEKRVLQRFRQYCTGKMYVITGTIPYKPVRLLKGRVSIPEYIWSAYCCPSFKSKLPNDTSFFPTYAAVGRNDPDSGEEIVEKDPSPYAVKEMSLANLENILWQNLKKKKLNLFKGQCKQGKP